The Chitinophaga niabensis genomic interval CTGGAACTGTTCCCGGGCTTCCTGTGTGCGCTGTTGTTCCTTCAGGAACAATCCAAGGCGGTAACGGCCTTCCAGGGAATGGTGCAGGCGGATGATCCTTACGTATTCTTCTTCCGCTCTTTCCTTCTCCCCGCTTTTTTCCAATGCCTGCGCATACAGTAATTCATCAATGGGATTATTGACCCTGTTCTTAATGCTTAATACTTTCTGGAAATTGGCGGCACTTTCAGCAAACCGTCCGCTATGGAACTGGATCTTTGCGAGTGTAAGGAGAATGCCCTGATCGTTTGGCCGTTGGGCAATACAGGATTGTGTTAATGCAATGGCTTTATCATACTGCTTACTCAGCATGTATTCTTCCGCCAGGTTCATTTTGTTGGTAATGGTATCGGAGATACGTACCCGGCGTTCCAGGTCCCGGATCCTGGCGCCGGGAAAAAAGATCCGTTGCAGGTTATTCCAGAAATCACCACTGTTAATTTCAGGCAGGATCTCCCTGATAATATAGATGCCGCAGCCGATCAGTGGTACAAACAGGATAATAAAGATCCAATCCCTCCGCCCGGTTTTTATGGCGTGAAAGATACAGATCCCCTGCAATACAAGGATAAGATAGTAGGAATTATTCCACCAGAGAAATGGCATAGTGAAAAGGTAATTATTTTTTATTTCAGCAACTGAAGGTCTTCCTGCATCTTCTCCAGCCGGCTGAGATAGGTAACGAACATAGGGTCTACGCCACCCATTTCCAGGCTTAGCTCATCATTATCAATCTGGTATTGTGTGATCATCTTTTGCCGCTCCAGTGCTATTTGTGCCAATTCACGCAGGGAAGCATCCAGCTTTCCTTCAATTTTATACTGGCCAAAAGTAGTGGCGATGATCACATTATCGATGGTATTGAACAGGAACACTTCGTTGCCATGGATCTTAATGATCTGGTTCTTATCAGTAAGCCGCAGGTGTTGGGCATCCATTCCCAAAGCGCCTTCTATTACCTCTTTCAGGAAACTTTCCGGGTCCTTCAGGTTGCCATACTCCTCGTACCAGTCCTGCAGCCTGAATAAAGTATCTGCCCCGTCGTCATTCCCGAAAGGAGAAAATTCATCCATACAATCATAATAGAAATCCTCCTGTAGAATTTTAACGAAAGCAGGATGGGAGGTTTCCCTGGCGGGACCTGCTCCTTCGGGATCATCAAAATAAAATTCAGGCATGGGTGGTTATTTAGTTGAACAGTTAAAGGTAAATATTGCCGCCTGTTCAACAAAATAAAACAGGCATCAACGTTTGCATTGCTGCAATAACCATTTAACAAGGTCTTTTACTGCGGCGGGATTCTCATAATCTGCCGGGATGCGTTTACCATCTACATACTCATTATACAGCCAGGGATCGCCTACTGCAAACACGGTTCCTTTTCCTACTTTGGAAACCGCCATGATGATATCTTCTCCCATGGTTACAGAAGCTTTTGCAGGAGGTTTCACTTCCAGTATGCTTACCTCTTTGAGATAGGCCTTTTTGATAGAAGGAAAGATGGGATGGTTAGCAGGGATCAGCACGGCGCCTGTCGGAAAATCTTTTCCCTTTACCATATTCCGGCTGCGGTCCGTAAATGTGATACCGAATTTTTGGGAGAGTTTGCTGAACTGGTGGAGTTCTGCGTTAGCACTGTCGTTTCCCATCATCACCAGTACACCGCCATTCTCTACCCATTTATAAATAGCATCTATGTGTTTTTGTGCTATGAGGTTAGGGCTGGGATTTTCTTTTGCGTTATCCGCATCCACAATGATGTAGATGGCTGCTTTTTTCAGATTTGCCGCGGTAGGGGCCTCATATAAAGTAGCCGTGTCTGCTCCATTGTTAATGAACTCCTGGCCGAACATGGAAAATCCGCTAAGCGGGGTTTCGCTCCATTTGTAGTGCCAGGAATAGGTTTTGCCGGTGGAATCCTTCTTCTGTTCGTTATTGAAATAGCTGTCCAGCAGCACGGTCTGTGCGGAAACGTGGAAGGTGGCCATCACCAGGATGGCGGAAAGCAGTGTTTTCATCTTGTAGCTAATTTACTATGCTTTGACGTCATTTGCAACCGTTTGCATTCAGGATGGTGAACAATACTGTTGATTAAATTGTAGATTGAAGAACTAAAACAAACCCTTTTATGGAAATAAGATCATCCACAAAGTATTTTGCCGAAATGGTAGGTACGTTTTCCCTCGTATTATTTGGCTGCGGCGCTGCCGTGGTATCAGGTATTTCCACTACCGGCCCGGCAGGGATTGGTTTACTGGGTATTGCGATCGCCTTTGGTGTTTCCGTTGTGGTGATGGCTTATGCCATAGGCGGCATCTCCGGTTGCCACATCAACCCTGCTATTACCATTGCCATGCTTACTGCAGGTAAGATCAAAGCGGGAGAGGCTTTGGGTTATATCGTCTCACAATTCATTGGTGCTACTATTGCTGCAGGTGTGCTGTATTGCATCCAGAAAGGATTACCCGGATGGACACCGGGGGAATGGGCTTTAGGTTCCAATGGCTGGGGGCCCGGTTACCTGGCGGAATATAACATTGCTTCCGCTTTCCTGGCTGAAGCGGTGCTCACTTTCCTGTTCCTCTTTGTAATCTTTGGTACTACCTCTAAATGGGGGAATGGTACCATGGCCGGGCTGGCAATTGGCTTTACCCTTGTGCTGATCCACCTGGTAGCTATTCCTATCACGGGAACTTCTGTAAACCCTGCCCGGAGCTTCGGCCCGGCTGTTTTTGCAGGGGGGAAAGCGCTGGAGCAACTCTGGCTGTTTATTGTTGCCCCGGTTGTTGGAGGAATTGCAGCGGCGATTGTTTGGCGGGTACTGGAGAAGAAATAGCTGCAAAAGAAAAAACCGCCCACACTGGAAAAGAAATAAATGAAAAAGCCTCCCCACACGGGGAGGCTTTTTGGTTTTTATAAGGATGGTTGTTTCTCTTGTAAAAGGCTCCTGGCCTCTTTAGCCGCAGCCACCATATTCTCCAATGCAGCTTTGGTTTCCGGCCATTTGCGTGTTTTCAGTCCGCAATCCGGGTTTACCCAAAGGTTCCGCACGGGCAGCAATACTGCCGCTTTCTGCAACAGGCTCACCATTTCTTCCACTCCCGGTACCCGTGGTGAGTGAATATCATAAACACCCGGCCCGATCTCATTTGGATAATGGAACCCTGCAAAGGCTTCCAGCAGTTCCATTTGGGAACGGGAGGTTTCTATGGTGATCACATCTGCATCCATCGCCGCAATGTGTTCAATGATATCATTGAACTCGCTGTAACACATATGCGTATGGATCTGTGTATCGTCCTTCACTCCGCAGGATGCTACCCTGAAGGCTTTCACAGCCCAATGCAGGTATTGCCCACGGTCGTCTTTCCTTAAAGGCAATCCTTCCCGGATAGCCGGTTCATCGATCTGTATGATGCCAATACCGGCTTTCTCCAAAGCCTGTACTTCTTCCCGGATGGCTAATGCAATCTGGTTGGTGGTGGCAGAACGGGGTTGATCGTCCCGCACAAAAGACCATTGCAGGATTGTAACCGGCCCGGTGAGCATGGCCTTCATGGGAAGATGTGTTTGCGCCTGCGCGTATTTCGTCCATCTTACGGTCATATCCTTTGGCCTGCTTACATCCCCATAGATCACGGGAGGTTTCACACAACGGCTGCCGTAACTCTGTACCCATCCATTACGGGTGAAAGTGAAACCATCCAGCATTTCGCCAAAATATTCCACCATGTCGTTCCGCTCAAACTCTCCATGCACCAGCACATCCAGCCCTATTTCCTCCTGCCAGCGTATAGCCGTAAGGGTTGCCGCTTCAATGGCAGTATCATACTGCTGCTGTGTGATATCGCCTTTGCGCAATTGTGCACGCAACTGGCGGATATCGTCTGTTTGCGGGAAAGAACCAATGGTAGTGGTAGGGAATAAAGGAAGGTGGAACCTTTCTTCCTGTACCTGCTGTCTTTGGGGGAAGGCACTTTGCCTGCTAGCGTCTGCATTGGTGATCGCAGCGGTACGTTGCTTAACTTCGGGTTTATGGATCCGCGGAGACTCACTGCGCGACCTTATAGCGGCCTGGTTAACCTGTAACAAAGCATCGTTGCCCTTTAAGATCGCATGCAATTCATACACCTCCTGTAACTTCTGGCGTGCAAATGCCATCCATGACTTCATCTCCGGATCCAGGTCTGTTTCAAAATCAAGGTCTGCCGGGGTATGCAGTAAAGAACAACCCGGGGCTATCATCACCCGTTCCTCTCCCAAAACAGCTACCGCTTTTTCCAGGAAGCCCAGTGATGCGGCGTAATCATTTTTCCAGATGTTCCGGCCATCTACCACGCCCAATGATAAAGAGGTTTTAGCCGGCAGGGCAGCGAGTACTGCATCCAGCTGATGTGGTGCGCGGGTAAGGTCTATATGCAAACAACAAACCGGCAGATTAGCTGCCAGGGAGGTGTTTTCTTTCAGGCCTTCAAAGTAAGTGGCCACCATGATCTTGAGCCCCTTGCACTGTTTGGCGATCTCCTGGTAAGCCTGTTTGAATGCATTTGTTTCCGCTTCCGTAAGGTCCATGGCCAGGAAAGGTTCATCCAGCTGTATCCACTCAGCACCCTGTGCCTGTAGCTTTTGCAGCACGCTGATGTATACGGGCAGCAACCTGTTCAGCAGGCTGATCCTGTGAAAACCGCTTCCCTTCTCCTTTCCAAGCAGGAGGTAAGAAACGGGGCCGATCAATACAGGCTTCGGTGTATGGCCTGTATAGTGGCGGGCACCATCAAATGCGCTGAATACTTTGCCGGAGAAAAGGCGGAATTCCTGTTTTTCGGTGAACTCCGGAACAATGTAATGGTAATTGGTATCGAACCACTTGGTCATTTCCATGGCCGTGATGTCCAACCCATCCTTC includes:
- a CDS encoding tetratricopeptide repeat protein; translation: MPFLWWNNSYYLILVLQGICIFHAIKTGRRDWIFIILFVPLIGCGIYIIREILPEINSGDFWNNLQRIFFPGARIRDLERRVRISDTITNKMNLAEEYMLSKQYDKAIALTQSCIAQRPNDQGILLTLAKIQFHSGRFAESAANFQKVLSIKNRVNNPIDELLYAQALEKSGEKERAEEEYVRIIRLHHSLEGRYRLGLFLKEQQRTQEAREQFQAAVDEIELHPRYVRRLHAQWARLSKRELSSL
- a CDS encoding MIP family channel protein, with translation MEIRSSTKYFAEMVGTFSLVLFGCGAAVVSGISTTGPAGIGLLGIAIAFGVSVVVMAYAIGGISGCHINPAITIAMLTAGKIKAGEALGYIVSQFIGATIAAGVLYCIQKGLPGWTPGEWALGSNGWGPGYLAEYNIASAFLAEAVLTFLFLFVIFGTTSKWGNGTMAGLAIGFTLVLIHLVAIPITGTSVNPARSFGPAVFAGGKALEQLWLFIVAPVVGGIAAAIVWRVLEKK
- the metE gene encoding 5-methyltetrahydropteroyltriglutamate--homocysteine S-methyltransferase — protein: MLKHNLGYPRMGAQRQLKKACEQYWQGRISRPELFSTAKRLQEEHWAIQQQAGMDLIPCNDFSFYDQVLDMTLLLGAIPDRYAPVVTEVAENAEIDLYFAMARGYQKDGLDITAMEMTKWFDTNYHYIVPEFTEKQEFRLFSGKVFSAFDGARHYTGHTPKPVLIGPVSYLLLGKEKGSGFHRISLLNRLLPVYISVLQKLQAQGAEWIQLDEPFLAMDLTEAETNAFKQAYQEIAKQCKGLKIMVATYFEGLKENTSLAANLPVCCLHIDLTRAPHQLDAVLAALPAKTSLSLGVVDGRNIWKNDYAASLGFLEKAVAVLGEERVMIAPGCSLLHTPADLDFETDLDPEMKSWMAFARQKLQEVYELHAILKGNDALLQVNQAAIRSRSESPRIHKPEVKQRTAAITNADASRQSAFPQRQQVQEERFHLPLFPTTTIGSFPQTDDIRQLRAQLRKGDITQQQYDTAIEAATLTAIRWQEEIGLDVLVHGEFERNDMVEYFGEMLDGFTFTRNGWVQSYGSRCVKPPVIYGDVSRPKDMTVRWTKYAQAQTHLPMKAMLTGPVTILQWSFVRDDQPRSATTNQIALAIREEVQALEKAGIGIIQIDEPAIREGLPLRKDDRGQYLHWAVKAFRVASCGVKDDTQIHTHMCYSEFNDIIEHIAAMDADVITIETSRSQMELLEAFAGFHYPNEIGPGVYDIHSPRVPGVEEMVSLLQKAAVLLPVRNLWVNPDCGLKTRKWPETKAALENMVAAAKEARSLLQEKQPSL